The following are from one region of the Bradyrhizobium septentrionale genome:
- a CDS encoding inositol monophosphatase has translation MKLSHADALNVGNILAEVGRSEIMPRFRRVREIEVRTKTSAFDVVTEADELAEQAISAALLRAFPNAVVIGEEATSRDPAALDQVGTAELAFIIDPIDGTRNFTSSLPLFCTMVAATMRGEIVFGAIHDPVSNDTAFALRGEGAWLEMPDGRRHDLKVAPAVPVKQMDAVVGVNFLPEPLRTIVAGNLSGLAPVPGSDVPRTSIAWRRPAIAICCSTTS, from the coding sequence GTGAAACTGTCTCATGCCGATGCGCTGAACGTCGGAAACATCCTCGCCGAGGTCGGCCGCAGCGAGATCATGCCGCGGTTCCGCCGCGTGCGGGAGATCGAGGTCCGTACCAAGACATCGGCGTTCGACGTGGTCACCGAAGCCGATGAACTTGCCGAGCAGGCGATATCGGCGGCGCTGCTCCGGGCTTTCCCGAATGCGGTCGTGATCGGCGAGGAAGCGACGTCGCGCGATCCGGCCGCGCTCGATCAGGTCGGAACCGCGGAGCTTGCCTTCATCATCGATCCGATCGACGGCACGCGGAACTTCACCTCGAGCCTGCCGCTGTTCTGCACCATGGTGGCCGCCACCATGCGGGGCGAGATCGTGTTCGGCGCGATCCATGATCCTGTGAGCAACGACACGGCATTCGCGCTGCGCGGCGAGGGCGCGTGGCTCGAGATGCCGGACGGCAGGCGGCATGATCTGAAAGTGGCGCCGGCAGTGCCGGTCAAGCAGATGGACGCGGTGGTCGGCGTCAACTTCCTGCCGGAGCCGCTGCGCACGATTGTCGCCGGCAACCTTTCAGGCTTGGCGCCAGTGCCTGGCTCCGATGTGCCGCGCACGAGTATCGCATGGCGGCGTCCGGCCATTGCCATTTGCTGTTCTACAACAAGCTGA
- a CDS encoding inositol monophosphatase family protein, giving the protein MAASGHCHLLFYNKLMPWDHAAGWLLHREAGGYSAHFDGSPYKPVNLTGGLLCAPDEESWHAAQQAILTPAG; this is encoded by the coding sequence ATGGCGGCGTCCGGCCATTGCCATTTGCTGTTCTACAACAAGCTGATGCCGTGGGATCATGCCGCCGGCTGGCTGTTGCATCGCGAGGCCGGCGGCTACAGCGCGCATTTCGACGGATCTCCGTACAAGCCGGTCAACCTGACGGGCGGCCTGCTCTGTGCGCCCGACGAAGAGAGTTGGCATGCGGCACAGCAGGCAATCCTGACGCCGGCCGGATAG
- a CDS encoding glycosyltransferase family 87 protein, translating into MSQKSGLEGHRLAFADDATRHLATPQDAVGPGAVTRRATSSQTSGTGAPVSALREADWLTADRVTAFTRVFLLLFIGCIAIIPWAAPTMDVGPDFAAFWTAAKLALEGRAGDAYGDTGRAAVAALFGQKTYAPFFYPPTSLLFWLPFALVSFATAAVIWIVATGAAYAAAVRAILKGGSVVPILAFPGVWVCALFGQNSLFSAALLGGSAVTLDRYPVIAGVLLGCFSYKPQVALLAPLVLILTRRWRALAAAAATTLVLVVAATACFGIEPWIKFIAVLPEASAWSLGGEPGFEKFASPYAAIRLAGGSSNTAWLVQVAAAAVAISVLILVLRKRPAGAAEIALMVAATALCVPSLGSYEVVILAIPGAWLIAQALAHGWLPYERIALAALYMTPFAMVPAGANGLQLAPLAAAALMALVARRIRHLPVFDAPAEIANH; encoded by the coding sequence ATGTCGCAAAAGTCGGGCCTCGAGGGACATAGGCTGGCCTTCGCTGACGATGCTACGCGTCACCTCGCGACGCCCCAGGATGCTGTAGGTCCGGGGGCCGTGACGCGGCGCGCAACCAGCAGCCAGACGTCCGGCACAGGCGCGCCGGTTTCCGCGTTACGCGAGGCCGACTGGCTCACGGCTGATCGCGTCACGGCGTTCACCCGCGTCTTTCTCCTGCTGTTCATCGGCTGCATCGCGATCATCCCATGGGCTGCGCCGACGATGGATGTCGGCCCTGACTTCGCGGCATTCTGGACCGCGGCAAAACTCGCGCTCGAGGGCCGCGCCGGCGACGCCTATGGCGATACGGGCCGCGCCGCCGTAGCGGCGCTGTTCGGTCAGAAGACCTACGCACCGTTCTTCTATCCGCCGACATCACTGCTGTTCTGGCTGCCCTTCGCGCTGGTTTCCTTTGCGACCGCCGCTGTCATCTGGATCGTCGCGACCGGCGCCGCCTATGCCGCCGCTGTGAGAGCCATCCTCAAGGGCGGGTCCGTCGTTCCCATTCTCGCTTTTCCCGGCGTCTGGGTGTGCGCGTTGTTCGGACAGAACTCGCTATTCTCGGCGGCCCTGCTCGGCGGATCAGCGGTGACGCTGGACCGCTATCCGGTGATCGCGGGCGTGCTGCTCGGCTGCTTCAGCTACAAGCCGCAGGTCGCCCTGCTTGCGCCGCTCGTGCTGATCCTGACGCGGCGCTGGCGCGCGCTCGCAGCGGCGGCTGCAACAACGCTCGTGCTTGTCGTGGCGGCCACCGCCTGCTTCGGGATCGAACCGTGGATCAAATTCATTGCCGTGCTGCCGGAGGCAAGCGCCTGGAGCCTCGGCGGCGAGCCCGGTTTCGAGAAGTTCGCGAGCCCCTACGCCGCGATCAGGCTGGCCGGCGGATCGAGCAACACCGCCTGGCTCGTTCAGGTGGCTGCGGCCGCGGTCGCTATATCAGTTCTGATCCTGGTGCTGCGGAAGCGGCCCGCCGGCGCCGCCGAGATCGCGCTGATGGTCGCGGCGACCGCCCTGTGCGTGCCATCCCTGGGCAGCTATGAGGTGGTGATCCTGGCGATCCCGGGCGCGTGGCTGATTGCGCAGGCGCTCGCGCACGGCTGGCTGCCGTATGAACGCATCGCGCTCGCCGCGCTTTACATGACGCCCTTCGCCATGGTGCCTGCGGGCGCCAACGGCCTGCAACTGGCGCCGCTCGCCGCCGCCGCGCTCATGGCACTTGTCGCGCGGCGCATCAGGCATCTGCCGGTTTTTGACGCTCCGGCCGAAATTGCCAATCACTGA
- a CDS encoding LysR family transcriptional regulator, translated as MRQRRPRQFEVSLKHLRAANSVAVYGSFTAAAADLGMTQSAVSRLVLQLERQLGVSLFLRSTRNVILTAPGREFTASTQRLLADLGAQVDNARALGDQIKGRLIISCLLSLTHHVVPEAVLKYRKAHPGVEIHLREGLGSEVYEDVRSGLADFGVGNVTALGQEVVSDDAVEESCFAILPSRHPLRHKSTLSLRELRNEAFVSLPTGSGLRKQIDSVATTNGIVLNHSTIVEQFGTLYDFVGANVGISIVPASALPPRAPRGVVVKRLVSPPLVRKIGILRLKNRPLTPAATGFLDIFRPLFLSASRR; from the coding sequence ATGCGCCAGCGTCGCCCACGCCAGTTCGAGGTCAGCCTCAAACATCTACGCGCCGCCAACTCGGTTGCGGTGTATGGTAGCTTCACCGCGGCAGCGGCCGATCTCGGCATGACGCAATCGGCGGTCAGCCGCCTCGTGCTTCAGCTCGAGCGGCAGCTCGGCGTCTCGCTGTTCCTGCGCTCGACCCGCAACGTCATCCTGACCGCACCGGGCCGCGAATTCACCGCATCGACGCAGCGCCTGCTCGCCGATCTCGGCGCCCAGGTCGACAATGCCCGTGCGCTCGGCGATCAGATCAAGGGACGCCTGATCATCTCGTGCCTGTTGTCACTGACCCACCACGTGGTGCCGGAGGCCGTGCTGAAATACCGGAAGGCGCATCCGGGCGTCGAAATCCACCTGCGCGAGGGCCTCGGCAGCGAGGTCTATGAGGATGTCCGCAGCGGCCTTGCCGACTTTGGCGTCGGCAACGTCACCGCGCTGGGCCAGGAGGTGGTCAGTGATGACGCAGTGGAAGAGTCCTGCTTCGCGATCCTGCCTTCGCGCCATCCGCTGCGACACAAGAGCACCCTGAGCCTCCGCGAGTTGCGCAACGAAGCCTTCGTCTCGCTACCGACTGGTTCGGGCCTGCGGAAGCAGATCGACAGCGTCGCGACCACGAACGGCATCGTGCTCAATCACAGCACCATCGTCGAGCAGTTCGGCACGCTCTACGACTTCGTCGGCGCCAATGTCGGCATCTCGATCGTTCCGGCGTCGGCATTGCCGCCGCGCGCGCCGCGCGGCGTCGTGGTCAAGCGGCTGGTTTCGCCGCCGCTGGTCCGCAAGATCGGAATCCTGCGGCTGAAGAACCGTCCGCTGACGCCGGCGGCGACCGGATTTCTCGATATCTTCCGGCCGCTGTTCCTGAGCGCCTCACGGCGATAA